The Manis javanica isolate MJ-LG chromosome 6, MJ_LKY, whole genome shotgun sequence genome contains a region encoding:
- the LOC140850185 gene encoding olfactory receptor 4C11-like has protein sequence MAMNNSVTEFILFGLMQDPRKQEAIFGVFLILYLMTLLGNFLIVVTIKTSSTLESPVYFFLSYLSFADACFSTTTAPRLIADALSEKKTISYNECMTQVFAAHFFGCMEIFVLILMAFDLYVAICKPLRYTAIMSWQICGVLVILAWLGSCIHSSAQVFLALRLPFCGPNVIDHYFCDLQPLLKLACMDTYVINFLVVTNSGVICMVSFIILLISYVVILYSLRKYSAEGRRKALSTCTSHFIVVVIFFGPCIFIYTRPLTTFPIEKMLAEFYTIGTPLLNPLIYALRNAEVKNAMRKLWCSKV, from the coding sequence ATGGCAATGAATAACAGCGTGACTGAATtcattctgtttggattgatgCAGGATCCAAGAAAGCAGGAAGcaatatttggggtctttttgatTCTCTACCTCATGACACTGTTGGGGAACTTTCTCATTGTAGTGACCATTAAAACAAGCAGCACCCTTGAGAGCCCCGTGTACTTCTTCCTATCTTATCTGTCCTTTGCTGATGCCTGCTTCTCTACAACCACTGCCCCAAGACTGATTGCAGATGCCCTTTCTGAGAAGAAGACCATTTCCTATAATGAGTGCATGACTCAGGTCTTTGCAGCCCATTTCTTTGGCTGTATGGAGATATTTGTGCTCATCCTCATGGCCTTTGATCTCTACGTAGCCATTTGTAAGCCCTTGCGATATACAGCCATTATGAGCTGGCAAATCTGTGGTGTGTTGGTGATTCTGGCCTGGTTAGGATCTTGCATCCACTCTTCAGCACAGGTATTCTTGGCATTGAGATTGCCCTTCTGTGGCCCCAATGTGATTGACCACTATTTCTGTGACTTGCAGCCCTTGTTGAAACTTGCCTGCATGGACACTTATGTGATAAATTTTCTAGTTGTTACTAATAGTGGAGTCATATGCATGGTGAGTTTCATAATCCTGCTTATCTCTTATGTTGTCATTTTGTACTCCCTGAGAAAATACAGTGCAGAAGGAAGACGAAAAGCCCTTTCCACATGCACTTCCCACTTTATTGTGGTTGTCATATTTTTTGGTCCatgtatattcatatacacaCGCCCACTAACCACATTTCCAATAGAGAAGATGCTTGCTGAGTTTTATACAATTGGGACACCCTTGCTCAACCCTCTGATCTATGCACTGAGGAATGcagaagtgaaaaatgccatgagaAAGTTATGGTGTAGCAAAGTATGA